The genomic window GCGCGCAGACGCTGCCGGATCTGGTGCTGTTGGACATCGCCATGCCGGGCCTGGACGGTCTTGAAGTTGCGCGCCACCTGGCCCGCTTCGAGCCGCGCCCGGCGGTGGTGTTCTGCACCGCCTATGACGCGCACGCCCTGTCGGCCTTCGAGGCAGCGGCGATCGACTACCTGATGAAGCCGGTGCGCGCCGAGCGCCTGCTCGCAGCGCTGGAGCGTGCGCGCACTTTCATCGCCGGCCGCCTCAGCGCGGCACCGGCCGCGGCCACTCCTGCACGACGGGTGCTGTGCGCGCGGCTGCGTGGCAGCCTGCGGCTGGTGCCGGTGGAGGACATCCTGTACCTGCAGGCCGAGGAGAAGTACGTGGTGGTGCACCATCTGCGCGGCGAGGATTTGATCGAGGAATCGCTGCGCTCGCTGGAAGACGAGTTTTCCGGGCGCTTCATCCGCATCCATCGCAATTGCCTGATTGCCCGCGATCGGCTGCAGGAGGTGCGGCGTACGTCGGCCGGGCAGGTGCAGGCAGTGCTGCGGGACGTCCCGCAGCCGCTGGAAATCAGCCGCCGCTGCGTGGCGGGTTTGAAGACTGAACTGGAACGGCGGTGACCGGGCTGCTGGCAGCGGCGATAATGGCGGCATGAGCATCCTGCGTATCGCCACCCGAAAGAGCCCGCTTGCCCTGTGGCAGAGCGAACACGTTGCCGACCGCCTGCGCCACGCCCATCCGGGGTTGCAGGTGGCGCTTGTGCCGATGAGCACGCGCGGCGATGAAATCCTCGACCGTTCGCTGGCCGCCATTGGCGGCAAGGGCCTGTTCCTGAAGGAGCTGGAAGTGGCGATGCTGCGCGGCGACGCCGACTGCGCGGTGCATTCGCTCAAGGACGTGCCGATGGAACTGGAGCCGCCGTTTGCACTGCCGGCGATTCTGACCCGTGCCGACTCCGCCGACGCCTTCGTATCCAACCACTATCCCTCGCTGGAAAGCCTGCCGCAGGGCGCCTGCGTGGGCACCTCGTCACTGCGCAGGCAGGCCCAGCTGCGCGCGCTGCGCCCGGACCTGCAATCGCGTGACCTGCGCGGCAACGTCAATACGCGCTTGGCCAAACTGGATGCCGGCGAATACGACGCCATCATCCTGGCCTGCGCCGGTCTGGAACGCTTGGACCTGGGTGCGCGTATCCGTGACCGCCTGCGCGCGCCGCAGTGGTTGCCGGCACCGGCTCAGGCAGCGGTGGCGATCGAATGCAGGGCCGAAGATACAGCGACCATCAACCTGCTCAAGGGGCTGGATGACGCCTCCACGCGCAGCTGCGTGGAAGCCGAGCGGGCCATGAACCGCGCGCTGGATGGCAGCTGCCATGTACCGGTAGCGGGTCTGGCGCAGTGGCGCGGCGAGGAGCTGTGGTTGCAGGGCCTGGTCGGCGGCGTGGCCGATGGCCGCGTGGTGCGCGCACAGGCACAGGGCCCGGCCAGCAACCCGGAGGCCGTGGGTCGCGAAGTGGCAAGGCTGCTGTTGGAAGGTGGCGCAGGCGAGCTGCTGCGCTGAGGTTGGCGGCCATATTGGCTGTTGTGGGCTGTTGTAGGAGCGGCGTAAGCCGCGAAGCCACAAATTCCTGGTTCCGCCATGGGCGCCGATCATATCGGCGCGCACGCATGGTCAGCTTCGCGGCTTACGCCGCTCCCACAACACCGACTGCCGGCCTTTCCTGGGTTCCCCTGCCAAGCATGGCGCTGCACTACCGATGCCGATTGTTCCGGGTTTGCCGGTAACGCCTCTGCCGAGCATGGCTCGGCACTACGGTGCTGGACCTCGGCAGGGAGCTGAGCCCTCCCTTTGCCGTAGGCAAGGGGAGGGTTGGGAGGGGTGCTTTGGCTTTGGCTTCGAGGCCTACCCCATCCGCACAACCAACGCGGGCATCACTTGAAGCTGTAAACCACGTTCATGGTGGTCAGGGTGTCGGTCTTGCGCTTGTCTTCGGCGACGTCGCTGTTGTGGCGGGCCTGCCAGCCGGCCTTCAGGGCGAAGTGCTTGTTCATGCTTACCGATACGCCGAAGTCATTCTGCGCGAAGGTGTTGTACGAGCCGGATTCCACCAGCAGCGAGTTGACCAGTTCGGTGTTCTCGGTGAGGGCGTATTTCAGGTCGAACAGGCCACGGCCGATCAGGCCGGTGCGGTCTTCGTCGGTGTCGGCATTGTGCGAGCGACGCACACCGGGGCCGATCTGCGTATCCAGGATCAGGCGCTCACCATCGATCAGCCGGGTACCGTAGCCCAGACCGAAGCTGGCCTGACGGTCATAGGTGGCGAAATCGTCACTTTCGTAACGCACCGTGGCAGTGAGCTGGCGATGCTCGCCCAGCTGCAGGGCGCTGCCGGCGCTGCCGGTGTACCGGTTGGCAGTGGTCTGGCGCTTGCGGGTGGTGCTGCCGTCGTCGGCGGTTTCGGTGTATTCAGCGCTGGAGCGCAGGCCGAACAGGTCCATGGAATGGATCCAGTCATCGTCGGTGTAGCGCAGCTTCAGGCGGCCGTTGAAACTTTCGGTGGTGCTATTGCCGTGCGCCGAGGCAAAGCCCAGTTCGCCGCCACTGCCGCTCCAGGGTGAGGTCATGGCGGCCAGCTCGGAAGCGTCGTCGGCCCAGGCCAATGGGGCGCTGAGCAGCAACGGCAGCAATAGGGAAACACGCAGGGACATCGGGGGGTCTCCAGGGGCGAAACGGGAATGGGTGGCATTTGGATGATACCGGATGGCCCCTGATGCCCAGACGGATGCGGGCCGGGGCTTCATTTGCGGTTATACGGGCCGCAGGCGTGCTCCATTGCTGCCCGGAGTCGGACATAATCCGGGCATGGACCGCTATGAACGCATCAATGCGCTGCATCGTCTGCTCAAGTCCGCCCGCTACCCGGTCACGGTGATGCGGCTGCAGGAGGAGTTGAGCTGTTCCCGTGCCACGGTCTACCGCGACCTGGCCTTCCTGCGTGATGCGCTGATGGCGCCGGTGGAGGGCGATGGCGAGGCCGGCTTCCGCTACCAGAGCGGCGAAAGCGACCGCTTCGAGCTGCCGGGTTTGTGGCTGAGCTCGGAGGAACTGCATGCCTTGCTGGCATCGCAGCACCTGCTGTCGCGTACCGGCGGCGGGGTGCTTTCGTCGATGCTGGCGCCGCTGCAGCAGCGTATTGAAGGATTGCTGGCGGCACAGGCCGGTGCCTCGCATTGGCCGGTGGAGCGGGTGCGGGTGATTCCGCACCGCGGCCGCAAGCTGGACGAAGCCAGTTTCCGCACGGTGGCCTCCGGGGTGCTGGAGCGCAAGCAGCTGTCGTTCGAGTACCGCGCGCGCTCCACGGACGAGGCGACACGGCGTACGGTATCGCCGCAGCGCATTACCCATTACCGCGACAACTGGTATCTGGACGCCTGGGACCACAACCGCGAAGCGGTACGCAGTTTTGCGGTGGACCGCATCCATCAGGCACGCCTGCTGGACCAGCCGGCGCGTGATGTTGCCGACAGCGAGCTGGATGAGCAGTTGGCGGCCAGCTATGGCATTTTCTCGGGTGCGCCGAAGGGCTGGGCCACCATTGTGTTCAGTGCCAAGGCGGCGCGTTGGGTGGCTGATGAGCATTGGCATTCCAAGCAGCAGGGGCGCTTCCTTGCCGATGGGCGCTACGAGTTGAAGCTGCCGTACAGCGTGTCGCGCGAGCTGCTGATGGACGTGCTGCATTACGGCTCGGATGCGGAGATCGTGGAGCCGCAGTCCTTGCGCGAGCAGGCCAAGGCGCTGTTGTCGCTGGCCTTGAGCAATTACGACTGAGCAAGCTTCGTTTGGCCCTTGCGTTGCTTTAGCGTTGCTTTGCTTCGCTCATGCTCTGCTTTCCCCTCTCCCGCCTGCGGGAGAGGGGTAGGGGTGAGGGCAGCTCCTGCTTGTTGCTGTTGCCCGTGCTGTTGTTTTGCGGAACAGCAGAGCAACGGCCAAAGCTGGATCCAAAGCCAAAGCCAAAGCCAAAGCCAAAGCCAAAGCTTCCCCTCACCCCAACCCCTCTCCCGTAAACGGGAGAG from Stenotrophomonas nitritireducens includes these protein-coding regions:
- a CDS encoding LytR/AlgR family response regulator transcription factor, with protein sequence MSPRLGSRERGKCVKVVIADDEPLARERLRALLAELGQVNVVGEAANGNDALDVCAQTLPDLVLLDIAMPGLDGLEVARHLARFEPRPAVVFCTAYDAHALSAFEAAAIDYLMKPVRAERLLAALERARTFIAGRLSAAPAAATPARRVLCARLRGSLRLVPVEDILYLQAEEKYVVVHHLRGEDLIEESLRSLEDEFSGRFIRIHRNCLIARDRLQEVRRTSAGQVQAVLRDVPQPLEISRRCVAGLKTELERR
- the hemC gene encoding hydroxymethylbilane synthase, whose amino-acid sequence is MSILRIATRKSPLALWQSEHVADRLRHAHPGLQVALVPMSTRGDEILDRSLAAIGGKGLFLKELEVAMLRGDADCAVHSLKDVPMELEPPFALPAILTRADSADAFVSNHYPSLESLPQGACVGTSSLRRQAQLRALRPDLQSRDLRGNVNTRLAKLDAGEYDAIILACAGLERLDLGARIRDRLRAPQWLPAPAQAAVAIECRAEDTATINLLKGLDDASTRSCVEAERAMNRALDGSCHVPVAGLAQWRGEELWLQGLVGGVADGRVVRAQAQGPASNPEAVGREVARLLLEGGAGELLR
- a CDS encoding DUF481 domain-containing protein, with the translated sequence MSLRVSLLLPLLLSAPLAWADDASELAAMTSPWSGSGGELGFASAHGNSTTESFNGRLKLRYTDDDWIHSMDLFGLRSSAEYTETADDGSTTRKRQTTANRYTGSAGSALQLGEHRQLTATVRYESDDFATYDRQASFGLGYGTRLIDGERLILDTQIGPGVRRSHNADTDEDRTGLIGRGLFDLKYALTENTELVNSLLVESGSYNTFAQNDFGVSVSMNKHFALKAGWQARHNSDVAEDKRKTDTLTTMNVVYSFK
- a CDS encoding helix-turn-helix transcriptional regulator, with protein sequence MDRYERINALHRLLKSARYPVTVMRLQEELSCSRATVYRDLAFLRDALMAPVEGDGEAGFRYQSGESDRFELPGLWLSSEELHALLASQHLLSRTGGGVLSSMLAPLQQRIEGLLAAQAGASHWPVERVRVIPHRGRKLDEASFRTVASGVLERKQLSFEYRARSTDEATRRTVSPQRITHYRDNWYLDAWDHNREAVRSFAVDRIHQARLLDQPARDVADSELDEQLAASYGIFSGAPKGWATIVFSAKAARWVADEHWHSKQQGRFLADGRYELKLPYSVSRELLMDVLHYGSDAEIVEPQSLREQAKALLSLALSNYD